A DNA window from Lachancea thermotolerans CBS 6340 chromosome G complete sequence contains the following coding sequences:
- a CDS encoding KLTH0G03784p (weakly similar to uniprot|P19880 YML007W Saccharomyces cerevisiae YAP1 bZip transcription factor required for oxidative stress tolerance) codes for MSTVKRQLEASTPPADLPKRKGSKPGRKPLDTEAKNKRTAQNRAAQRAFRERKERKMRELEEQVERLEKVREQSEMESEFLRSQLQMLIAEIQKYRPQQSSDSQVLKYLAEAEERCKAAPVEKRTGRNAARSSISTSNRDDSENASRSRSRSTSLSEHNTLDTSRPQRYSENSSPADQDEAAKINANVQRKMNFTFEYPKDMPPANGAFPSPSGSTSTTSNHSFSHRPFSQLSNTPRTSSGSLDFLGDSASNTQSLPKFPTSESGNGDFDFNTHFDEQVSVFCTQMNEVCGTRECPLPQALPPSTAASVTPRPISPIQEEQPELSKPAQAKIPAADAFLKQAQQQQPPNAWDSPQFGHSGFGMGTEDPTNRWLFPDFSSGNMSSTVRAPSAKIDSVPFIDTSMAFPTDQPDALLPQNSDDVLNQFFEEDPIVSQLTTEESNYDPFKPDLQPSADSETSKHSVSSCSNDSDPSRAESNASTALTEPNYTIDKTSVPSAVLAAEDADVVPARDGLLLKCSEIWDRITAHPKYSDIDIDGLCMELRTKAKCSEKGVVVNSDDVQSALAKHMS; via the coding sequence ATGTCTACCGTTAAACGCCAGCTGGAAGCTTCCACCCCACCCGCAGACCTTCCCAAGCGCAAGGGCTCCAAGCCAGGTCGCAAGCCGCTGGACACAgaggccaagaacaagcgcACAGCGCAGAACCgcgccgcgcagcgcgcgtTCCGCGAGCGGAAAGAGCGCAAAATGCGCGAGCTAGAAGAGCAGGTCGAGCGCCTGGAGAAAGTACGAGAGCAAAGTGAGATGGAGTCCGAGTTCCTGCGGTCCCAACTCCAGATGCTCATCGCAGAAATTCAGAAGTATCGCCCCCAACAGAGCTCGGATTCCCAGGTGCTCAAATACCTGGCGGAAGCCGAGGAGCGCTGCAAGGCCGCTCCAGTCGAAAAGAGAACTGGAAGAAATGCTGCTCGTTCTAGCATCAGCACTAGCAACAGAGACGACTCAGAAAACGcaagcaggagcaggagcaggagcacAAGTCTATCGGAACACAACACACTTGATACTTCGCGGCCGCAAAGATATAGCGAGAACTCCAGCCCTGCCGACCAGGACGAAGCTGCTAAAATCAACGCCAACGTGCAGCGTAAAATGAACTTCACCTTTGAGTATCCCAAAGATATGCCGCCCGCCAACGGCGCTTTCCCCTCGCCATCTGGTAGCACTTCCACGACGTCAAACCACTCCTTTTCACACCGTCCGTTCTCTCAGCTGAGCAATACCCccagaacttcttcaggctcGCTAGATTTTCTGGGCGACAGCGCGTCCAACACCCAGAGTCTACCTAAGTTCCCAACCTCGGAATCAGGGAACGGTGACTTTGACTTCAACACCCACTTCGACGAGCAGGTCTCGGTCTTTTGTACTCAAATGAACGAGGTATGTGGCACTCGTGAGTGTCCTCTGCCCCAGGCCTTGCCACCTTCCACAGCTGCTTCTGTAACGCCTAGGCCCATATCTCCAATACAAGAGGAGCAACCAGAGCTGTCTAAACCCGCACAAGCCAAAATCCCAGCCGCAGACGCCTTCCTAAAGCAGGcgcagcaacagcagcctCCGAACGCGTGGGACTCTCCGCAATTCGGTCATTCCGGGTTTGGCATGGGAACCGAAGATCCCACTAACCGCTGGCTCTTCCCAGACTTCAGTAGCGGCAATATGAGCAGCACAGTACGAGCTCCCTCCGCCAAAATCGACTCGGTTCCTTTCATCGACACGTCGATGGCTTTCCCCACCGACCAGCCCGATGCCTTGTTACCACAAAACTCCGATGACGTCCTGAATcagtttttcgaagaagacCCTATCGTGTCGCAACTCACCACTGAGGAAAGCAACTATGACCCTTTCAAGCCAGACCTGCAGCCTTCGGCTGACTCCGAAACTTCGAAGCATTCAGTCTCGTCCTGTTCAAACGATTCCGATCCCTCAAGGGCGGAGTCCAACGCCTCGACCGCTCTGACGGAACCCAATTACACAATAGACAAGACCAGCGTTCCATCCGCAGTTCTCGCGGCCGAGGATGCGGACGTGGTGCCGGCACGCGACGGCCTACTACTCAAGTGCTCTGAGATTTGGGATCGCATTACTGCTCATCCCAAGTACTCGGACATTGACATTGACGGGCTGTGTATGGAACTGCGTACCAAGGCTAAGTGCTCAGAAAAAGGTGTGGTGGTCAATTCAGATGATGTCCAGAGCGCCTTGGCGAAGCACATGTCATGA
- the SIP1 gene encoding Sip1p (similar to uniprot|P32578 Saccharomyces cerevisiae YDR422C SIP1 Alternate beta-subunit of the Snf1p kinase complex may confer substrate specificity vacuolar protein containing KIS (Kinase-Interacting Sequence) and ASC (Association with Snf1 kinase Complex) domains involved in protein interactions): MGNNPSTANMQNKRVSQLAQEPRGRQDSITSQLFPSRTSGRNPESKVGWKSRVLHGNRPSASPASTPPVQSPFRKNYTLEVTTESAPYNLKKSISGNPAPPMCTTTHASADESSSSSLRDHLAELSLQNSESQPNRKTSPGLGPAPAPAPVLRSPGPSTPVVKYTKHDAISDQISSITSLKKMLVEGRVGDNIHPPPTSIDIPRRPSAALSDAYFSDDGDDEESLLQGTNDVVINNSVLENAMKRKRGTKKNKGVGASSESHEHISYPGLKKLKPLEHGGDKRDLPHFRAMHPRPSEDNVGPDSAAIPRLITDSLNRIDSFEKGTVEHYEGANESGFSSQNLTSSDMRDSDDADEDRGPGTHVILNWKDNIVDPKTCKMSIVSKDISSTLNPHKKFSKIPMVFDMERNCWTAHDLYLPSGVYKFQFLINGELRHSDYLPTATDSFGNCVNWFEVVEGHDSIEPSRDVISSEDVKLSKDQIAVEQPAPERPALGSDGSSSSNWKGSSRHVERSGTPFSDYTGLCSRSELTKPELRHNNTSSYDLLAPVPRPKYEYTDEIPELFKANFDGSLVPPPYEERELTKDGSQKPPSFLHRVQDCNQDVLFADLQQNGQIDSQAAEEAFLQQYPTPDLPVYLDSSFLNAVFSGFQDKTDSKTRVNHIVPHVNLNHLLTSSIRDEIISVGCTTRYEGKFITQIIYTPCYYSNKDGAH; the protein is encoded by the coding sequence ATGGGAAATAATCCCTCTACTGCTAACATGCAGAATAAAAGGGTAAGCCAGCTGGCCCAGGAGCCCAGGGGGCGCCAAGACTCAATTACGTCACAGCTGTTCCCAAGCAGGACATCGGGACGCAACCCGGAGTCCAAAGTAGGTTGGAAAAGCCGGGTCCTCCATGGAAATAGACCAAGTGCTTCCCCAGCGTCCACGCCGCCGGTTCAGTCGCCCTTCCGCAAAAATTACACATTGGAAGTCACGACTGAGTCAGCGCCTTACAACCTCAAGAAGAGCATATCTGGAAACCCAGCACCACCGATGTGCACTACTACGCATGCTAGTGCGGATGagtcgtcgtcgtcatctCTCAGAGACCACCTTGCGGAACTTTCGTTGCAGAACTCAGAAAGCCAACCCAACCGAAAGACCAGCCCTGGGCTGgggccggcgccggcgccggcgccagTATTACGCAGCCCTGGACCTTCAACCCCTGTGGTGAAGTACACCAAGCACGATGCTATTTCAGATCAAATTTCTAGTATCACTTCGCTAAAAAAAATGCTAGTTGAGGGGCGCGTGGGCGATAACATCCATCCACCGCCTACCTCGATTGACATTCCAAGGAGGCCAAGCGCCGCGCTTTCAGATGCCTACTTCTCCGATGACGGGGATGACGAAGAATCGCTCTTGCAAGGCACAAACGACGTTGTTATCAATAATTCagtgcttgaaaatgctaTGAAGAGAAAACGAGGCACGAAGAAAAATAAAGGCGTTGGAGCCTCCTCTGAATCACACGAGCATATTTCTTACCCCggtttgaagaagctgaaacCTTTAGAACACGGTGGAGACAAAAGGGACCTCCCTCACTTCCGTGCAATGCATCCCAGACCTTCAGAAGACAACGTTGGGCCAGATTCGGCAGCAATACCAAGGCTTATAACGGATAGCCTAAATCGTATCGATTCCTTCGAAAAGGGGACTGTTGAGCACTACGAGGGCGCTAACGAAAGCGGCTTTAGCTCCCAAAACTTGACTTCATCGGACATGCGCGATTCCGATGACGCAGACGAAGACAGAGGCCCGGGAACGCATGTTATATTGAATTGGAAAGACAACATTGTTGATCCGAAGACCTGCAAAATGTCCATTGTGAGTAAGGATATTTCGTCGACATTGAATCCCCACAAAAAATTTAGTAAAATACCAATGGTGTTTGATATGGAACGGAACTGCTGGACAGCTCACGACCTATACCTACCTTCGGGTGTTTACAAATTTCAATTCTTGATTAATGGTGAGCTACGTCATTCGGACTACCTACCCACAGCTACTGACTCCTTCGGAAACTGTGTGAACTGGttcgaagttgttgaagggCATGACAGTATTGAACCTTCAAGAGATGTAATTTCCTCTGAGGACGTCAAATTATCGAAAGATCAAATCGCTGTTGAGCAACCTGCCCCAGAGAGACCCGCTTTGGGTTCAGACGGGTCTTCGTCGTCTAACTGGAAAGGTTCGTCGAGACATGTCGAGCGTTCTGGAACCCCGTTTTCAGATTATACCGGTCTCTGTAGCAGGTCAGAGCTAACAAAACCCGAGCTCCGTCACAATAACACTAGCAGTTATGATTTGCTAGCTCCAGTCCCGCGCCCAAAGTATGAATACACTGACGAAATCccagagcttttcaaggctAATTTTGATGGATCGTTAGTACCGCCTCCCTATGAGGAGAGAGAGCTTACCAAAGATGGAAGTCAGAAGCCACCTAGCTTTTTACATCGCGTTCAAGACTGTAATCAGGACGTTTTATTCGCAGATTTACAACAAAACGGTCAGATCGATTCCCAAGCTGCTGAGGAGGCTTTCCTTCAGCAGTATCCAACGCCTGACCTGCCTGTGTACCTGGACTCATCTTTCCTTAATGCAGTTTTTAGCGgttttcaagacaaaacCGATTCCAAAACTAGGGTCAACCACATTGTCCCTCACGTCAACCTAAATCATCTTTTAACGAGCAGCATCCGTGACGAAATAATAAGTGTTGGGTGCACAACAAGATATGAAGGAAAGTTTATTACGCAGATAATTTACACGCCGTGTTATTACAGCAATAAGGACGGGGCGCATTGA
- the ERG6 gene encoding sterol 24-C-methyltransferase (highly similar to uniprot|P25087 YML008C Saccharomyces cerevisiae ERG6 Delta(24)-sterol C-methyltransferase), whose protein sequence is MSDEAQELRNRQATFAKELHGDDVGSKTGLKALLSKNREAQKEAVTKYLRHWDGKTDKEAEQRRLDDYNEATHSYYNVVTDFYEYGWGSSFHFSRFYKGESFTASVARHEHYLAYKAGIKAGDLVLDVGCGVGGPAREIARFTGANIIGLNNNDYQIAKAKHYAKKFNLADQLDFVKGDFMNMQFEPSTFDKVYAIEATCHAPKLEGVYSEIYKVLKPGGVFAVYEWVMTDKYDENNPEHRKIAYEIELGDGIPKMYPAQVARDALNNVGFEILHDQDLADSDDEVPWYYPLTGEWKYVQTLSDLATFFRTSFIGRKFTTTMVTVMEKVGVAPKGSRDVTLALEEAAVGLVAGGREKLFTPMMLFVARKPEDQSESKSKDKSKK, encoded by the coding sequence ATGTCCGAcgaagctcaagaacttaGAAACAGACAGGCCACCTTCGCCAAAGAACTGCACGGTGACGACGTCGGCTCGAAGACAGGGCTGAAAGCGCTGTTGTCCAAGAACAGAGAGGCACAGAAGGAAGCTGTGACCAAGTACCTGCGCCACTGGGACGGTAAGACAGACAAAGAGGCCGAGCAGCGTCGTCTCGACGACTACAACGAGGCCACGCACTCGTACTACAACGTGGTGACAGATTTCTACGAGTACGGCTGGGGGTCTTCATTCCACTTCAGCCGCTTTTACAAAGGAGAGAGCTTCACGGCCAGTGTTGCCCGTCACGAGCACTACCTTGCGTACAAGGCCGGGATCAAGGCCGGAGACCTTGTTCTGGACGTCGGCTGCGGTGTAGGCGGGCCTGCGCGCGAGATCGCTCGCTTCACAGGTGCGAACATCATCGGtctcaacaacaacgaCTACCAGATCGCTAAGGCTAAGCACTACgcgaaaaagttcaaccTCGCGGACCAGCTAGACTTTGTCAAGGGCGACTTCATGAACATGCAGTTCGAGCCATCCACTTTCGACAAGGTGTACGCCATCGAAGCCACCTGCCACGCTCCTAAGCTTGAGGGCGTGTACAGCGAGATCTACAAGGTCTTGAAGCCCGGCGGAGTGTTTGCTGTGTACGAGTGGGTCATGACCGACAAGTACGACGAGAACAACCCCGAACACCGTAAGATCGCCTACGAGATCGAACTCGGCGACGGTATCCCCAAGATGTACCCCGCGCAGGTCGCGCGTGACGCTCTGAACAATGTCGGTTTCGAGATCCTTCACGACCAGGACCTTGCCGACTCGGACGATGAGGTCCCATGGTACTACCCGCTTACCGGTGAGTGGAAGTACGTGCAGACCTTGAGCGACCTTGCCACCTTCTTCCGTACCTCCTTCATTGGCCGTAAGTTCACTACCACGATGGTCACTGTCATGGAGAAGGTCGGTGTCGCGCCAAAGGGTTCCCGCGACGTCACTCTCGCTCTTGAGGAGGCCGCTGTCGGCCTGGTCGCCGGTGgcagagaaaagcttttcaccCCTATGATGCTCTTCGTCGCCAGAAAGCCAGAGGACCAGTCTGAGAGTAAGTCCAAGGACAAGTCCAAGAAATAA
- a CDS encoding kinesin family protein (some similarities with uniprot|P28742 Saccharomyces cerevisiae YBL063W) has product MSDNIKVSVRLRKPLERESAERVIAQVVSENLIKVEQRAKREETRNFEFDLCCTYSESLEEDQAQLYEQLARDYLLHALDGYNTCIFAYGQTGSGKSHTMTGSAELPGIVPRMCQELFEVREMYESSDDQASTQFKIRCSYLEIYNETVRDLLGANKCRIRERADKTTFVEGLQEFEVNSVDEILDYLRQGSERKTVGATLVNEQSSRSHTIFTINVEQKENSPLGHVLERRSSIRLIDLAGSERANASGATGERLKEGSNINKSLSTLGRVIAMLAKKKQPRLIPYRDAALTWVLKESLGGNSKTCMIACVSPCDFEETMSTLRYATLARSVKTFAQLNTQETVDGKVQMLAMRQQLDELQGALSRVGDQRLVREQMEKIKLTNQFLEARIERERRAAVDYYSQYAQASSERDNLVQVLSSIVSSLQSFDGGKIRESLVALKQRSEEIGKQLEADHLEIRGAIEACPSIDLQ; this is encoded by the coding sequence ATGTCcgacaacatcaaggtcTCTGTAAGGCTACGAAAGCCTCTAGAAAGGGAGAGCGCTGAGAGAGTAATAGCCCAGGTCGTGTCAGAAAATCTGATAAAAGTCGAGCAGCGTGCTAAGCGGGAGGAGACAAGGAACTTCGAATTCGATCTTTGTTGCACCTATTCTGAATCACTAGAAGAAGATCAGGCACAACTTTATGAGCAACTGGCGCGTGACTATCTCCTCCATGCCTTAGATGGCTATAATACCTGCATATTCGCGTACGGTCAGACGGGGTCGGGCAAATCACATACTATGACGGGTTCTGCGGAGCTCCCCGGCATCGTCCCTCGAATGTGCCAAGAGCTATTTGAAGTGCGCGAAATGTACGAATCATCGGATGACCAGGCGTCTACACAATTCAAAATCCGATGCTCATACTTAGAGATTTACAACGAAACGGTTCGGGATCTACTGGGAGCTAACAAGTGCAGGATACGTGAGAGAGCAGACAAAACAACATTTGTAGAGGGTCTTCAAGAGTTTGAAGTGAACAGCGTTGATGAAATCTTGGACTACCTCAGACAAGGCAGTGAGCGAAAGACCGTTGGTGCGACCTTAGTCAATGAACAGTCCAGCCGAAGCCACACCATATTTACCATCAACGTCGAGCAGAAAGAAAATTCTCCATTAGGACATGTTTTAGAGCGTCGGTCTAGCATAAGGCTTATTGATTTAGCAGGAAGCGAGCGTGCCAATGCCTCAGGAGCAACCGGTGAGCGCTTGAAAGAAGGCTCTAACATCAACAAATCTTTGAGCACTTTAGGAAGAGTGATTGCCATGCTCGCTAAGAAAAAGCAGCCACGGTTGATTCCATACCGAGATGCCGCATTAACTTGGGTATTGAAGGAGAGCTTGGGCGGAAACAGTAAAACATGTATGATCGCTTGCGTATCTCCGTGTGATTTCGAGGAAACAATGTCCACCTTAAGGTACGCTACACTGGCAAGAAGCGTCAAGACATTTGCTCAACTGAACACTCAAGAAACGGTGGATGGTAAGGTGCAAATGCTTGCAATGCGACAACAGCTCGATGAGCTACAAGGCGCACTGTCCAGGGTTGGGGACCAGCGGCTGGTCCGCGAACAAATGGAGAAAATTAAACTTACCAATCAGTTTTTGGAAGCGCGCATCGAACGGGAGCGGAGGGCAGCTGTCGACTATTATAGTCAATATGCTCAGGCTTCTAGCGAAAGAGATAACCTTGTGCAGGTTTTAAGTAGCATCGTGAGCAGCCTGCAGTCATTTGATGGTGGAAAAATACGCGAGTCATTAGTTGCGCTAAAGCAAAGGTCAGAAGAAATAGGGAAGCAGCTGGAAGCCGACCACCTCGAAATCCGTGGTGCCATTGAAGCTTGCCCAAGCATCGATTTGCAATAA
- the SNX41 gene encoding Snx41p (similar to uniprot|Q04053 Saccharomyces cerevisiae YDR425W SNX41 Sorting nexin that mediates retrieval from endosomes), with protein MNAFDESDEEDNNPFSGTNHLYASGIAAVHEGQDDFVPPAILTDIQEKEESREELMNQLFGGETSNIVDSQQDSVIGLQSEYREPSLEREQPQSESRIPTFSSQIEDRKIKIIDAGHFRDAYGKYAIGYTIEFAGKQVVRRYSEFDTLRHALYRLLPTVIVPPIPSKHPLIRYFLNPLSAEKDIRIIERRKRLLSLFLSNCYAVEEIREHVVFTKFLDPEQNWRNVINSPPISIIPTNNLLAPPLQPTKPSPLHLLLPNVTLSSNRGEDYEMSEEMLEKERWFKDTEDILKKFEKVLQPLEKTSKQNRVHFQSLASSLAELGAYYNAFSLEGNILTIKDKLQLVDELSKGIEKVGQAIDVNYVSTEIVSEHVMTLIEEPVAEMLQFIVEARYVLRFRALKMTQFCIVDSTIKKRKARINALQEAQEQMQRLEEALRQNAEQSPTVAQAVKNMDNNGAATAGSASSPNQMPQNKERGTNGWTDLFKSKGSHRPRSSSTAKELAPHLLSDDQRKEEVAKITQELQKLNECFKLITKDILQVNSSVSNSFQHLVSYLKDRFSVIFKSFAHVLLVWLKDSLLAWQNARAMINNIQVT; from the coding sequence ATGAATGCTTTTGACGAAAGCGACGAGGAAGATAACAACCCTTTCTCTGGTACGAACCACTTGTATGCGTCGGGAATAGCTGCGGTTCATGAAGGCCAGGATGACTTCGTTCCGCCAGCAATATTGACAGATATAcaggagaaggaggagtCTAGAGAGGAGCTCATGAATCAGCTCTTTGGCGGCGAGACTAGCAACATAGTAGACTCGCAGCAAGACTCCGTTATAGGCTTGCAGAGTGAATACAGAGAGCcaagcttggaaagagaaCAGCCTCAGAGCGAAAGCCGGATTCCAACATTTTCCTCGCAGATTGAGGATCGCAAAATTAAAATAATCGATGCAGGTCACTTTAGGGACGCTTATGGAAAGTACGCAATTGGCTACACTATAGAGTTTGCTGGCAAGCAGGTAGTCCGGCGGTACTCCGAGTTTGATACCCTCAGGCATGCTTTGTACCGTCTTCTACCAACAGTCATAGTGCCTCCAATCCCCTCTAAGCATCCATTAATAAGATACTTCCTAAATCCACTGAGCGCTGAGAAAGACATCCGaatcattgaaagaagGAAACGACTTTTATCCTTGTTTTTAAGCAATTGCTACGCCGTTGAAGAAATAAGGGAGCACGTCGTGTTCACTAAGTTTCTCGATCCCGAGCAGAACTGGAGGAATGTTATCAACTCGCCTCCAATATCTATTATTCCCACTAACAACTTGCTTGCCCCGCCTCTGCAGCCGACTAAGCCAAGCCCGTTACATCTACTGCTTCCAAATGTCACTTTATCAAGCAATCGCGGCGAAGACTACGAAATGTCCGAAGAgatgcttgaaaaagagagaTGGTTCAAGGATACGGAAGATattctcaaaaagttcgAGAAGGTTTTGCAACCGCTTGAAAAGACCTCTAAACAGAACCGGGTTCACTTTCAGTCCTTAGCGTCGTCACTAGCAGAGCTAGGCGCATATTATAATGCATTCAGCTTAGAGGGGAACATTTTGACGATTAAAGATAAACTTCAGCTCGTGGAtgagctttcaaaagggATAGAAAAGGTGGGACAGGCCATTGACGTTAACTATGTGAGTACTGAAATTGTGTCTGAGCACGTCATGACCCTAATAGAGGAGCCAGTTGCAGAAATGCTTCAGTTTATAGTGGAGGCTCGTTATGTGCTCCGCTTTCGGGCTTTAAAGATGACACAGTTTTGCATTGTTGATTCTACAAtcaagaagaggaaagcCAGAATCAACGCTCTGCAAGAAGCACAGGAGCAAATGCAAAGACTCGAAGAAGCACTGCGTCAAAATGCAGAACAGTCACCAACGGTCGCGCAGGCAGTTAAAAACATGGATAATAACGGCGCGGCGACGGCTGGCTCCGCCTCCTCGCCAAACCAAATGCCCCAAAATAAGGAGAGAGGCACGAATGGCTGGACAGACCTTTTCAAATCTAAGGGATCTCATAGGCCGCGTTCGTCCTCAACTGCCAAGGAGCTTGCGCCTCACCTTCTAAGCGACGACCAacgcaaagaagaagtcgcTAAAATCACAcaagagcttcaaaaactgaatGAGTGCTTTAAGCTAATTACAAAAGACATATTACAGGTCAACAGCTCCGTTTCAAACAGCTTTCAACACCTTGTTAGCTACTTGAAAGACAGGTTTTCTGTAATCTTCAAGTCATTTGCACATGTTCTCCTTGTATGGCTCAAAGACTCCCTGCTAGCTTGGCAAAATGCCAGGGCAATGATCAATAACATACAAGTTACCTAA
- the DYN2 gene encoding dynein light chain (similar to uniprot|Q02647 Saccharomyces cerevisiae YDR424C DYN2 Cytoplasmic light chain dynein microtubule motor protein) — protein MSMQPVLKASDISPELKNDIFAISLKAVQEFSLEREIAGVVKKELDVKHGSTWHVIVGRSFGSYVTHEKGHFMYYYIGQLAFLVFKTA, from the exons ATGTCGATGCAAC CTGTCCTGAAAGCTTCGGATATC TCGCCTGAGTTGAAAAATGACATATTCGCCATTAGCCTAAAAGCTGTTCAAGAGTTCTCTTTAGAAAGAGAAATAGCAGGGGTCGTGaaaaaagaacttgacgTCAAGCACGGTAGTACATGGCATGTTATAGTAGGgagaagttttggaagCTACGTGACTCATGAAAAAGGCCACTTCATGTATTATTACATTGGCCAATTGGCGTTCTTAGTATTTAAAACTGCTTAG
- a CDS encoding KLTH0G03828p (weakly similar to uniprot|P25346 YCR098C Saccharomyces cerevisiae GIT1 Plasma membrane permease, mediates uptake of the phosphatidylinositol metabolite glycerophosphoinositol), with protein MYQRHITSPFVRDLPHSAKELTVGWIPRVKKEVTWGRALVPDEQDESDRTAGVHGAAGLNSSSDSEMHAADGVSTSAEKTQFLADTTRNNYWAIVTTGAGLFSDGYINNSISTVNACLSQIYGKQYSASNAIQNVSSIAFAGTVVGQLSFGYISDYHSRKVAMIVGTSILILFSILAAGAWGVGTTGTQAGGLFAAITAYRFFLGIGIGSEYPAGSTAAAEASNSLPAGKRNRWFCWFTNFMIDAGFVVSSVVPLILLRICGDNHLQPVWRITIGLGAIPPISLFFLRLRYKESKQFENTRFNRTMPYWRIFKFYWFRLLIVSLIWFQYDLIAYSFSSLSSLILDGILGDNATLTKTFGWNIVFNLFYIPGAFLGAIFADYWGPRVTLVSGVLAQAIIGFIMAGCFEHLKKHIAAFTVVFGIFTALGEFSVGDNIGLLASKTCATPIRGQYYGIAAAVGKIGAFVGTYIFPAIIKKYGGYGELKVPFWIVSAICCFSAFLALFFLPPLDQDANIMEDQLFLEYLESTGFDLAQLGTLSSDSDVERVTIQDIPKGELPHED; from the coding sequence ATGTATCAAAGACACATTACTTCGCCCTTTGTCAGGGACTTGCCGCACTCGGCCAAAGAACTGACAGTGGGATGGATTCCACGCGTGAAGAAAGAGGTCACGTGGGGACGGGCTCTGGTGCCGGACGAGCAGGACGAGAGCGACCGGACGGCGGGAGTTCACGGCGCAGCCGGCTtaaactcttcttcagacTCTGAGATGCACGCGGCAGACGGTGTGAGTACAAGCGCTGAAAAGACTCAATTTCTCGCGGACACGACGCGCAACAACTACTGGGCGATCGTAACGACGGGCGCGGGGCTTTTCTCAGATGGGTACATCAACAACTCGATTAGCACGGTTAACGCGTGTTTGTCGCAGATCTACGGAAAGCAGTATTCTGCGTCCAATGCGATCCAAAACGTGTCGTCAATTGCGTTCGCGGGAACCGTGGTTGGCCAGCTCTCATTCGGATATATTTCAGATTACCACTCCAGAAAGGTGGCAATGATTGTCGGCACCTCTATCCTGATTTTGTTCTCGATTCTGGCCGCGGGTGCGTGGGGCGTGGGCACCACGGGCACACAGGCGGGTGGGCTTTTTGCTGCAATTACAGCGTACCGTTTCTTTCTAGGTATCGGTATTGGCTCCGAGTATCCCGCAGGGTCAACTGCAGCGGCCGAGGCCTCTAACTCGCTACCCGCAGGCAAGCGTAATCGTTGGTTTTGCTGGTTCACAAATTTCATGATTGATGCAGGATTTGTAGTCAGTTCCGTTGTGCCATTGATCTTGCTCCGCATCTGCGGCGACAATCACCTGCAACCCGTGTGGAGAATTACCATCGGGCTCGGTGCGATTCCACCAATCtcgctctttttcttgcgtCTGCGCTACAAAGAAAGCAAACAGTTTGAGAATACGAGATTCAATCGTACTATGCCTTACTGGagaattttcaaattttaCTGGTTCCGTCTCCTCATTGTCTCGCTGATCTGGTTCCAGTACGATTTGATCGCAtactctttttcaagtctcTCTAGTTTGATTCTTGATGGCATCCTGGGCGACAACGCCACGTTAACCAAAACATTCGGTTGGAATATCGTCTTCAACCTATTCTACATCCCAGGTGCATTCTTGGGTGCCATTTTCGCAGACTATTGGGGCCCTCGAGTCACCTTAGTCTCAGGAGTTCTGGCGCAAGCTATCATAGGCTTCATCATGGCCGGCTGCTTCGAACATCTTAAAAAACACATCGCTGCTTTCACGGTTGTATTCGGTATTTTCACTGCCCTTGGAGAGTTCAGCGTGGGCGATAACATCGGTCTGCTAGCTTCCAAGACCTGTGCTACGCCTATCAGAGGACAGTACTATGGTATCGCAGCAGCCGTTGGCAAAATTGGTGCTTTTGTGGGAACGTACATCTTCCCCGCAATTATCAAGAAGTATGGGGGATATGGAGAACTCAAGGTACCATTTTGGATTGTTTCCGCAATATGTTGCTTCAGTGCGTTCCTAGCTCTGTTTTTCCTGCCTCCGCTTGACCAGGATGCTAACATTATGGAAGACCAGTTATTTTTGGAGTATCTCGAAAGTACTGGCTTCGACCTTGCACAGTTGGGAACACTCTCTTCGGACAGCGATGTCGAAAGAGTAACTATCCAGGATATTCCCAAAGGCGAGTTGCCCCACGAAGATTAA